The following proteins are co-located in the Nitrospira sp. genome:
- a CDS encoding PAS domain S-box protein gives MAFYRRLHALASRGVGLLVLVAVIAVLVGMAGLWMVERELIARAGESLALGAMDVAGKLDAQVAERVGDLEVLAAAPQLRSPDPKLVRAHLETVQRAYPVYARLTMADRTGLVVASTDHELAGRDVREFSWFQAVWHRPAAQVAPVIGDSEGRQGLAAIVFSAPIKGADGTFQGVIMTEVDRGYWRKMVSDTVDQFGVQAQHFGLVRYRVLDHAGEELLTFEEAGGLPGNLRRLGLPSAVRVAANRPGWVEEADVARKTPIITGYARMRGVGTSEALQWGILVRADRQEVLASIQGILLKLAFTGCAAFIPLVGLVAWANARQRQEEEKSAQAQRALAESESRTRTILDNAMDAVIVMNTQGLIVGWNKQAERILGWPMQEVLGHHLGTRIVPPQHRDAHNRGLARYLTTGEGPVFNRRIEITALRKDGTEFPIELTVTPVQTEQGVLFSAFVRDMTEVQLRERQRQMEYALAKVLAGTTVIGDLMPALLEAIGSSLDWAVGVWWGPDAAANRLCCRATWASDPARSAEFLEATRQIDFEPGIGLPGRVWQSGQPAWIPDVLADPNFPRVSPAETAGLHGALAIPIAVGTEMVGVLEFFSTAVQTSDQSLLGALTWIGARVGSVMERRQAEQARRDSDARMRAVVSGALDAIVLMDGEGRIAGWNRQAEDTFGWPEAEVLGRDLSQTIVPPSLREAHRAGLAKYLATGEGPVLNQMIEITAVRKDGSEFPIELTITPLQVESGMMFSAFVRDITARKQMVERLNEREMFFRLLSEQLPVGVFEVNAAGACLYTNKMWELICRGHGGQAGHRKMAAAPSKSWTQWFHVDDRPAIEAAWAKTTSAYVPIQHECRLAGGGEEAQWIQVLLWPMVTETGVRYLGTIEDITARKRTIAHTMQLLREGRFELQTLSEAKHLAELLAYAFPDPARAQLGITELLVNGVEHGNLDISYDEKTGLLEQGKLDEELARRLALPDYARRRVRVTTARTDTELRLAIVDEGKGFDWSQYLDPGREPSGGSHGRGIAMSKLISFDHLEYRDRGNHVVVTTRLAGPPAGSEAPEQAQAA, from the coding sequence ATGGCGTTCTATCGCCGGCTGCATGCCTTGGCGTCCCGGGGCGTGGGGCTTCTGGTCTTGGTGGCCGTCATCGCCGTTCTCGTGGGGATGGCCGGCCTCTGGATGGTGGAGCGGGAACTCATTGCCCGTGCCGGAGAAAGTCTGGCGTTGGGGGCCATGGACGTGGCGGGCAAGCTCGATGCCCAGGTCGCGGAACGAGTGGGAGATTTGGAGGTGCTGGCGGCCGCGCCCCAGCTGCGTTCGCCGGATCCGAAGTTGGTGCGCGCCCATTTGGAAACGGTTCAGCGCGCCTACCCCGTGTATGCGCGATTGACGATGGCGGATCGTACCGGCCTGGTGGTGGCGTCCACGGATCATGAGCTGGCAGGCCGGGATGTGCGCGAATTCTCCTGGTTTCAAGCCGTCTGGCACAGGCCTGCGGCTCAGGTGGCGCCGGTCATCGGAGACTCCGAGGGCCGGCAAGGGCTGGCGGCGATCGTCTTCTCGGCCCCCATCAAGGGAGCCGATGGCACATTTCAGGGCGTGATCATGACGGAGGTGGACCGTGGCTATTGGCGCAAGATGGTATCGGACACGGTCGATCAGTTCGGGGTGCAAGCGCAACATTTCGGCCTGGTCCGGTATCGCGTGCTCGATCACGCGGGCGAGGAGCTGCTGACCTTCGAAGAGGCGGGGGGGCTGCCGGGGAACTTGAGGCGGCTGGGGTTGCCGTCGGCGGTGCGGGTGGCGGCCAACCGGCCGGGCTGGGTCGAAGAAGCGGATGTCGCGCGCAAAACCCCGATCATTACCGGGTATGCCCGCATGCGCGGGGTTGGAACCAGCGAGGCCTTGCAGTGGGGCATTCTGGTCCGGGCCGATCGTCAGGAGGTCCTGGCGAGCATCCAAGGGATTCTGCTCAAGCTGGCATTCACCGGATGCGCCGCGTTCATTCCGCTGGTGGGATTGGTGGCCTGGGCGAACGCCCGGCAGCGGCAAGAGGAGGAGAAGTCGGCGCAGGCGCAGCGGGCGCTGGCGGAGAGCGAGTCCCGGACGAGGACGATTCTGGATAACGCCATGGACGCCGTGATCGTCATGAATACGCAGGGGCTCATCGTCGGCTGGAATAAACAAGCGGAACGGATCTTGGGCTGGCCGATGCAGGAAGTGCTGGGGCATCATCTGGGAACGCGGATTGTGCCGCCGCAACATCGCGATGCGCATAACCGGGGCCTGGCCCGCTATCTGACGACCGGGGAAGGCCCGGTGTTCAACAGGCGCATCGAAATTACGGCGCTTCGGAAAGACGGGACCGAGTTTCCCATTGAGCTGACCGTGACGCCGGTGCAGACGGAACAAGGCGTGCTGTTCAGCGCGTTCGTCCGCGATATGACGGAGGTTCAGTTGCGCGAGCGGCAGCGCCAGATGGAGTATGCCCTGGCCAAGGTGCTGGCGGGCACGACGGTGATCGGCGACCTGATGCCGGCGTTGCTGGAGGCGATCGGCTCGAGTCTCGATTGGGCGGTCGGGGTGTGGTGGGGACCGGACGCGGCGGCCAATCGGCTCTGTTGCCGCGCTACCTGGGCGTCCGATCCTGCCAGGAGCGCGGAATTTCTCGAGGCGACGAGGCAGATCGATTTTGAACCGGGCATCGGGCTGCCGGGGCGTGTGTGGCAGAGCGGCCAGCCGGCCTGGATTCCCGACGTGCTGGCCGATCCGAACTTTCCTCGCGTGTCGCCGGCCGAAACGGCCGGGCTCCACGGAGCCCTGGCGATTCCCATCGCGGTGGGCACCGAGATGGTGGGCGTGTTGGAATTTTTCTCGACCGCGGTGCAAACCTCCGATCAGAGCTTGTTGGGTGCGCTCACGTGGATCGGGGCGCGGGTCGGCTCGGTCATGGAACGGCGGCAGGCGGAGCAGGCGCGGCGCGACAGCGACGCGCGGATGCGGGCCGTCGTCAGCGGAGCCTTGGACGCGATCGTGCTCATGGACGGAGAAGGGCGCATCGCCGGATGGAACCGGCAGGCGGAGGATACCTTCGGCTGGCCGGAAGCGGAAGTCCTCGGACGGGATCTCAGCCAAACCATTGTCCCGCCGTCGCTGCGGGAGGCGCATCGTGCGGGATTGGCCAAATATCTGGCGACCGGCGAAGGGCCTGTCCTGAATCAGATGATCGAGATCACGGCGGTCCGGAAAGACGGGTCGGAGTTCCCCATCGAATTGACGATCACGCCGTTACAAGTGGAGAGCGGCATGATGTTCAGCGCCTTTGTGCGGGACATCACGGCGCGGAAACAGATGGTCGAACGGTTGAACGAACGGGAAATGTTCTTCCGGCTCCTGTCCGAACAGCTCCCGGTCGGCGTCTTTGAAGTCAACGCCGCCGGCGCCTGTTTGTACACGAATAAGATGTGGGAGCTGATTTGCCGTGGTCATGGCGGGCAGGCCGGGCATCGGAAGATGGCGGCCGCGCCGTCCAAGTCATGGACGCAGTGGTTTCATGTGGACGATCGTCCGGCCATAGAGGCGGCGTGGGCGAAGACGACCTCGGCCTATGTGCCGATTCAGCACGAATGCCGACTGGCGGGCGGAGGGGAAGAGGCGCAATGGATTCAGGTGCTGCTGTGGCCGATGGTCACGGAAACCGGTGTCCGGTATCTTGGGACGATCGAGGACATTACCGCGCGCAAACGGACGATCGCGCACACGATGCAGTTGCTTCGCGAAGGCCGCTTTGAGCTGCAGACGCTGTCCGAGGCGAAACATCTGGCGGAATTGCTCGCCTACGCGTTTCCGGATCCGGCCCGCGCCCAGTTGGGGATCACGGAGCTGCTCGTGAACGGCGTCGAGCACGGCAATCTGGACATTTCGTATGACGAGAAGACCGGGCTGTTGGAGCAGGGCAAGCTGGACGAGGAACTGGCGCGGCGCCTGGCCTTGCCGGACTATGCCCGCCGGCGTGTGCGTGTGACGACCGCGCGGACCGACACCGAATTGAGACTGGCCATTGTGGATGAAGGCAAAGGGTTCGATTGGTCGCAGTATCTCGATCCCGGACGCGAACCGTCCGGTGGATCGCATGGCCGCGGGATCGCGATGTCCAAACTGATCAGTTTCGATCACCTGGAATATCGGGACCGCGGAAATCATGTCGTGGTGACCACGCGTCTGGCCGGCCCCCCCGCTGGGAGCGAGGCTCCGGAGCAGGCCCAAGCCGCTTAG
- a CDS encoding SprT-like domain-containing protein has protein sequence MQAEWRALNERYFAGLLPAVAIVWSRRLTSSAGMFVSRGGPRPRLLGALIPAHRITREIRLSAPLLSQLSERTPYAGQELLNTLAHEMIHQWQFDVLKRKPNHGADFLRKMTEMNRSGLVSITICHSLKTEVLALARFAWRCTGCGRVYRRQRKTIEPRRHVCGSCRGRLQEEPGHDPLPPPPTPAHTEPALLQPSAAIHQAAQLALDWDSRAHSPR, from the coding sequence TTGCAGGCCGAATGGCGTGCGCTCAACGAGCGCTACTTCGCCGGACTCCTGCCGGCGGTCGCCATCGTGTGGAGCCGCCGCCTCACCTCGTCGGCCGGCATGTTCGTCAGCCGTGGAGGGCCCCGGCCACGCCTGTTGGGCGCGCTCATCCCCGCGCATCGGATCACGCGGGAGATTCGTCTCTCCGCACCGCTGTTGTCACAATTGTCCGAACGAACGCCGTATGCCGGGCAAGAACTGCTGAACACCCTGGCACACGAGATGATTCACCAGTGGCAGTTTGACGTCCTGAAGCGGAAGCCGAATCACGGCGCAGACTTTCTGCGAAAGATGACGGAGATGAATCGGAGCGGGCTGGTGTCGATTACGATCTGCCACTCGCTAAAAACGGAAGTGCTGGCTCTGGCCCGGTTTGCCTGGCGCTGCACAGGCTGTGGACGGGTCTACCGCCGTCAGCGCAAGACCATCGAGCCGCGGCGGCACGTGTGCGGGAGCTGCCGAGGCCGCTTGCAGGAAGAGCCGGGCCATGATCCTCTTCCCCCTCCCCCGACGCCGGCTCACACGGAACCGGCTCTATTGCAGCCATCCGCCGCCATCCATCAGGCGGCTCAACTGGCGCTGGATTGGGACTCGCGCGCCCATTCCCCACGCTAA